A stretch of the Manis pentadactyla isolate mManPen7 chromosome 16, mManPen7.hap1, whole genome shotgun sequence genome encodes the following:
- the TMEM217 gene encoding transmembrane protein 217: MKQQHWCGMTPRTGTVLSGVFTIMATDMYLIFEQKYIRSGNCSVINATDQGGSAPINQLFICWSWNIVLFLSSITITIIISCFLLYSVYAQVYQGLVIYVFWILFYEAMNIVLQILTNGNSNIREVRITRWFGLVSRILMHCFWIFFVTTYAYIIYKSQSQGKRISYNRRISTGKEEFLLRKQKITRFTRHYHE, encoded by the coding sequence ATGAAGCAGCAGCACTGGTGCGGGATGACCCCCAGAACGGGCACCGTGTTATCAGGGGTCTTTACCATTATGGCCACTGACATGTACCTCATCTTCGAACAGAAGTACATAAGGAGTGGCAATTGCTCTGTGATTAACGCTACGGACCAGGGTGGAAGTGCCCCGATCAATCAGTTATTCATCTGCTGGAGTTGGAATATCGTCCTCTTCCTATcgtccatcaccatcaccatcatcatcagcTGCTTCCTCCTATACTCAGTATATGCCCAGGTGTACCAGGGCTTGGTGATCTACGTCTTCTGGATCCTTTTCTATGAAGCTATGAACATTGTGCTACAGATCCTTACCAACGGTAATTCTAATATCAGAGAGGTCAGAATCACGCGCTGGTTTGGCTTAGTGTCCCGCATACTCATGCACTGTTTCTGGATATTCTTTGTCACCACCTATGCCTACATAATCTACAAAAGCCAAAGCCAGGGCAAAAGAATTTCCTACAATAGACGTATTTCTACAGGCAAGGAAGAGTTCCTACTGCGGAAACAAAAGATAACCAGGTTTACCCGCCACTATCATGAATAA
- the TMEM217B gene encoding putative transmembrane protein 217B: protein MNNKMFSSVVGIFSIFNTIQFLLIDLNQVIYIDYEENFSIYMDTNSEIVFWVTTRKKIINICLSIITIMVSVLLLYCIRMNYYMGLLCYAMWIITYELISFSMVLLINGVIREQFKELRYLNLIFQISRMLLQFFCLPFLIKHTYTLYKGPNILSKQGHCRRSSVNTGDSRPPVGPRALYRPS from the coding sequence atgaacaacaagatgtTCTCCTCTGTGGTGGGCATCTTCTCCATCTTCAACACCATCCAGTTCCTCCTCATTGACTTGAACCAAGTTATATACATTGACTACGAGGAAAACTTCAGCATCTACATGGACACAAACTCTGAAATAGTCTTTTGGGTGACGACCCGCAAGAAGATCATCAACATCTGCCtatccatcatcaccatcatggTCAGTGTCTTGCTCCTCTATTGCATCCGCATGAACTACTACATGGGGCTGCTGTGCTATGCCATGTGGATCATTACCTATGAGCTTATTAGCTTCTCCATGGTCCTGCTCATTAATGGGGTCATCAGAGAACAGTTCAAGGAGCTGCGCTACCTGAACTTGATCTTCCAAATCTCCCGCATGCTCCTGCAGTTCTTCTGTCTGCCCTTCCTCATCAAGCATACATACACCCTTTACAAGGGTCCCAATATTTTAAGCAAGCAAGGCCATTGCAGACGCTCCTCTGTCAATACAGGTGACTCAAGGCCACCTGTTGGGCCGAGAGCCTTGTACCGCCCAAGTTAA